CGGGTACAGGCGCCGGTGCGCGGCGGCGCCGGGGCATCCGCTGGGGGATGGTCGCGTCGAGGTCCGGGGTGTGCACCCACGCCGCGAACGCCCGTACGGCGGCGCGGTGTCGGTTCCAGGTGGACGCCGCCACGCCGCCCCACAAGAGGCGGAAGGCACCGGCGATCTGATCGGCCGTTAGTGAGGTGAGCGGCATCCCCACTCCCAGAGTCAGCCGCAGCCGCCACAAGGTCTGTCCGTAGGAGCGGGCCGTCGCCGGTGCGAGCCGGTCCTGGGCCAGGAACGCGTCGATGGCCTCTCCGAACGTCGGCGTGGACGCGTCCCCGACCGGGATCGCCTCGGCACGACGCGTCAGGTACGCGCGTTCGGCGGCGTTGCGGGTCAGCAGCGCCGCGCGCTCGAACTCGCGGCGGGCCTCTTCGCCGCGCCCCAGGCGCAGCAGCAGGTCACCGCGCACGCCGGGGAGCAGGTGGTAGTCGCGGAGCGCGGGGTCAGGGGTGAGCGTGTCGACGAGGGCGAGGCCAGCTGCGGGGCTGTCCGCCATGCCTACCGCGACCGCCTGGTTGAGCCGCACCACGGCGGTGGGCAGGAGGCGGGCGAGGGCGGCGTACAGTCCGGAGATCCGTACCCAGTCGGTCTCCTCGGCGGTGCGCGCCTGGGCGTGGCAGATGGCGATCGCGGCCTGCAGTACGTAGGGACCTGGCTGGCCGGGCGTACCGGCCGCGCGAGCCCGCAGCATCGCCTCGAAGCCGCGACGGATGAGCAAGGGGTCCCAGCGTCCCCGGTTCTGCATGTGCAACGGAACCGGTTCGCCGGCAGGGCCGGTGCGGGCCGTCGTGCGGGAGGCATGGACCTCCATGAGCGCCACCAGGCCGTGTACTTCCGCCTCGTCGGGTACCGACCGGGCGAGCAGGCGTCCCAGCCGCAGCGCCTCCAGGCACAGGCCGGGCCGCATCAGGTCGTCGCCCGAGGTCGCCGAGTAGCCCTCGTTGAAGATCAGATAGACGACCTCCAGGACGGAGGCGAGGCGTTCGGTCAGCTCGGCACCGTCCGGGAGTTCGAACGGCACCCGCTTCTCGGTGAGTGTGCGCTTCGCCGTGGCGATGCGGCGGGCGATCAGCGGCTCGGCGGTGAGGAACGCACGGGCGATCTCGGACGCGGTGAGTCCGCCGAGCAGCCGCAGGGTCAGGGCGACGCGTGCCTCGGTCGACAGGACCGAGTGGCAGGAGACGAACATCAGCCGTAGCACGTCGTCCTGCTCGGAGACGGGATCGGTGGACTCGGCGGACTCAAGATTGTGGTCGACGCCGCCGTCGCCATCACCGTCGAGCCGCTGCCGCTCGGCCAGTTCGTGCGCGAGCGTCTCGCCGTGCTCGGCCAAGCGTCGGTCGCGGCGGATGTGGTCGATGGCGCGGCGCTTGGCGACGGTGGTGAGCCAGGCGCCTGGATTGTCCGGGATTCCAGACTCGGGCCACCGTTCCAGCGCCGCGACCAGCGCGTCCTGCGCCAACTCCTCGGCCACGCCGACGTCGCGCACCATGCGGGTGAGCGCGGCGACAATACGGGCCGACTCCATCTTCCAGATCGCGTCGACCGTGCGGTGGACGTCCGTCACGGAGCGAAGACCTGCTGGATCACGCTCTCGCCGTCACCGACGATCTTTCGGAACCGGCGGCCCAGTTCCACCGCCTCCTCCTTGGAGCGGACCTCGATGAGGGCGAAGCCGACGACGGCCTCCTTGGACTCGGCGAACGGGCCGTCCGTGACGGTGATGTCGCCGCCCTCGGAGACCAGCCGGACACCGCCCGGTTCGAGCCCGCCGGTGGCCAGTAGCGCACCTGCGGCGCTCAGCTCCTCGATGAAAGCGCCCATCTCGGCGTAGAGCTCCTCGTCGGGGACCTTCGCCGTCTCCGAGGCCTTGGTCGTCATCAGGTAGCGCATTGTGTCTCTCCGGTTTCATCCCGCCCGGCCGGATCGCCGGGGCGCACTGACACGTCGCACCCGATGATGTGACAGGGAATTCGTTGATTCCTTGTTGTATCAGCGGATCGACGTTGGTGCGAGCCCCACGGAAGAAGTCCGAGACCCGCCCGCCCCTCGAAGGAGCCCGTCGTGACCACCAGCACCCGCCTCCCGCACGCCACAGGCACCACCACAGCGGCAGCCGCCGCCGACCAGGCTCGCCCCGCTGCCCGGCGCGGCTCGGTCGGCACCCGTCGGCTGCTCGCCTGCGCTGCCGTCGCCGGTCCACTGTGGGTGACCGTGTCGGTCGCCCAGGCACTCACCCGCGAGGGGTTCGAGCCGACCCGGCACGCGCTCAGCCAGCTGGCCACGGGATCGCTCGGCTGGCTGCAGATCACCAACTTCGTGATCGCCGGGATCCTGGCCACGGTGGGCGCGGCCGGACTGCGCCGGGTCATGCAGGGGACGGCCGGTGGTGTCGCGGTGCCGCGGCTGGTCCGGGTGGTCGGGGTCGGCATGGTCGCCGCCGGGCTGCTGACGATGGACCCGGCGGACGCCTTCCCGGTGGGCACGCCGGCGGGCATCCCACAGTCGATGAGCTGGCACGCGTACGGACACATGGCCGCCGGGTCGATCACCTTCGCCTCGCTGATCGCCGCGGGCTACCTGCTCGGCCGGCACTTCTCCCGGCTTGGGAACCGGCGGCTCGCGGTGGTCGCCCGCGTCGCTGCCACGGTGATGCTGGCCGGCGACGCGTGGTCGATGAGCGGCGGCAAGGCGGGCGCGCTGACCATGGCCATCGGCACGACCGTCATGTTCACGCTGCTCGCGTACGTGGCCGTGCACTACCGGCGTACTGCCTGAGGGCCACCGCCAAAAGTCTCCATGACCAACAACCAAATGATCAGCAACCCACGAGGAAGCGAGACAGTTCGATGCGCATTGTGATGGGTGAATTCGTCAGCCTGGACGGCGTCATGCAGGCCCCTGGCGGCCCTGACGAGGACACCGACGGAGGGTTCGCCCACGGCGGCTGGACGCACCCGCTCTTCGACCCGCAGGTGATGGGCGGTGCCCTCGCCGAGTGGGCCGCCGACACCGACGGGCTGCTCTTCGGACGCCGCACGTGGCAGACCATGGCCGCGGCGTGGCCCGAGCGAGCCGGTGACCCCTTCGCCGACCACATGAACTCGGTAGCCAAGTACGTCGTCTCCAGTACCTTGGGCGAAGCCGACCTGACGTGGAACAACACCACCCGCATACCCGGCGACCAGGCACTCGACCACATCCGGAAGCTGCGTGACAACGAGGGTCGGGACCTGGTGGTGATGGGCAGCCTTTCGCTCGCCCGCACCCTCCTGACCGAAGGGCTGGTCGACGAACTACGGCTCATGATCATGCCGGTGCTGCTCGGCGGCGGAAAGACGATCTACCCGGCCGACGGCGCGCTGCGCACGCTTGAGCTGATCTCGACTGTGGTCAGCAGCACGGGCGTGCACGTGTGCACCTACC
Above is a genomic segment from Streptomyces sp. NBC_01381 containing:
- a CDS encoding DUF998 domain-containing protein, with the protein product MTTSTRLPHATGTTTAAAAADQARPAARRGSVGTRRLLACAAVAGPLWVTVSVAQALTREGFEPTRHALSQLATGSLGWLQITNFVIAGILATVGAAGLRRVMQGTAGGVAVPRLVRVVGVGMVAAGLLTMDPADAFPVGTPAGIPQSMSWHAYGHMAAGSITFASLIAAGYLLGRHFSRLGNRRLAVVARVAATVMLAGDAWSMSGGKAGALTMAIGTTVMFTLLAYVAVHYRRTA
- a CDS encoding RNA polymerase sigma factor, whose amino-acid sequence is MTDVHRTVDAIWKMESARIVAALTRMVRDVGVAEELAQDALVAALERWPESGIPDNPGAWLTTVAKRRAIDHIRRDRRLAEHGETLAHELAERQRLDGDGDGGVDHNLESAESTDPVSEQDDVLRLMFVSCHSVLSTEARVALTLRLLGGLTASEIARAFLTAEPLIARRIATAKRTLTEKRVPFELPDGAELTERLASVLEVVYLIFNEGYSATSGDDLMRPGLCLEALRLGRLLARSVPDEAEVHGLVALMEVHASRTTARTGPAGEPVPLHMQNRGRWDPLLIRRGFEAMLRARAAGTPGQPGPYVLQAAIAICHAQARTAEETDWVRISGLYAALARLLPTAVVRLNQAVAVGMADSPAAGLALVDTLTPDPALRDYHLLPGVRGDLLLRLGRGEEARREFERAALLTRNAAERAYLTRRAEAIPVGDASTPTFGEAIDAFLAQDRLAPATARSYGQTLWRLRLTLGVGMPLTSLTADQIAGAFRLLWGGVAASTWNRHRAAVRAFAAWVHTPDLDATIPQRMPRRRRAPAPVPAPVLPGTAWPGGVEAPLRERTLWTLLHESGSTVTALLALNVQDLDLPERRACRADRRSDRRGAWITWRSKTAALLSELLDGRTQGPVFLTDRRPGPARAGLLSVADACPQTGRGRLSYERAEFLCKTATGHTLRQLRDWDGEGDQDREGDQDGEGDQDGDRDGDGTEP
- a CDS encoding YciI family protein gives rise to the protein MRYLMTTKASETAKVPDEELYAEMGAFIEELSAAGALLATGGLEPGGVRLVSEGGDITVTDGPFAESKEAVVGFALIEVRSKEEAVELGRRFRKIVGDGESVIQQVFAP
- a CDS encoding dihydrofolate reductase family protein yields the protein MRIVMGEFVSLDGVMQAPGGPDEDTDGGFAHGGWTHPLFDPQVMGGALAEWAADTDGLLFGRRTWQTMAAAWPERAGDPFADHMNSVAKYVVSSTLGEADLTWNNTTRIPGDQALDHIRKLRDNEGRDLVVMGSLSLARTLLTEGLVDELRLMIMPVLLGGGKTIYPADGALRTLELISTVVSSTGVHVCTYRPVAAG